The sequence below is a genomic window from Bernardetia sp..
GACTGTTTTTTCTACGGCTGCATCGGTTCTCTCAAAGTTTTTGCTATCATCTCTAAGCCAAAAGCGAATCAAAAATTCAGTTTCTGCCCACAGGAGTTTATCATATTTGCTTCCTACAAACATACGCTGTTCTACCTCACCTGTGTCCATTCCCTCTTCCAAAAGTAGGTTGATGTATTCATAAAAACCATCTTTAAAATCTGATAACACTCTTCTTCTAAAACCTCCATTTCTTGGACTAAGCTGATTAACTACAAAACTGCGATTTTCTTTCAAAACTTCTATTAGCGTAAAATAAAAAGCGAGGAGCTTTTCACGCACCATATATTCATC
It includes:
- a CDS encoding TetR family transcriptional regulator C-terminal domain-containing protein, which translates into the protein MENTTTSAKEQIKSAFITYIRQHGKAPNTPYNLMAELGEDEKFFYDNYSSFMNVEQEIWGEYLSETVQRLRSESVYDEYMVREKLLAFYFTLIEVLKENRSFVVNQLSPRNGGFRRRVLSDFKDGFYEYINLLLEEGMDTGEVEQRMFVGSKYDKLLWAETEFLIRFWLRDDSKNFERTDAAVEKTVNFAMDLIGRNIADSAFDFVKFLFQRK